In the genome of Oikeobacillus pervagus, one region contains:
- a CDS encoding ABC transporter ATP-binding protein — MFHLKKVRYKEILQIDEMKIPSNRVTCVVGESGSGKSTLLKLLNKMLIPDKGEILFQNQHLDERDAVEHRREVIMVAQTPLIFSGSIEENLQKGKWFSDQVEATEEELKHSLQVVHLHKSLDENVKDLSGGEKQRVALARALLINPKVYLLDEPTSALDEETEIKVLSNIIQEVKKRSGTVIMVTHSKTAWETFGEHIIHIGKR, encoded by the coding sequence TTGTTTCATTTGAAAAAGGTAAGATACAAGGAAATCCTTCAGATTGATGAGATGAAAATACCTAGTAATCGAGTGACGTGTGTTGTTGGGGAAAGTGGTTCGGGGAAATCTACTTTATTAAAATTATTAAATAAAATGTTGATTCCGGATAAGGGTGAAATCCTATTCCAAAATCAACATTTAGATGAAAGGGATGCGGTTGAGCATCGGAGAGAAGTCATCATGGTAGCACAAACTCCACTTATTTTTTCCGGTAGTATAGAAGAAAATTTACAAAAAGGCAAATGGTTTTCTGATCAAGTGGAGGCGACAGAAGAAGAGTTGAAGCATTCTCTACAAGTAGTCCATCTACATAAATCCCTTGATGAAAATGTGAAAGATTTATCAGGTGGGGAAAAACAAAGGGTAGCGCTAGCGAGAGCATTATTAATCAATCCTAAAGTATATCTGCTGGATGAGCCGACTTCAGCATTGGATGAGGAAACGGAGATCAAAGTGTTATCCAATATCATTCAAGAGGTCAAAAAGAGGAGTGGGACAGTCATAATGGTGACACATTCGAAGACTGCATGGGAGACCTTTGGAGAGCATATCATTCATATCGGAAAGAGG
- a CDS encoding ribonucleotide-diphosphate reductase subunit beta, with protein MTIIEKRLLMDPTAPNCSTGIINGQSSNVLNWDDVRFSWAYPKYKRMLSNFWTPFEINMSQDIKQFPMLTEKEQDTFLKVIGLLALLDSIQTDFAGKVADYITDSSLNALMIILAQQEVIHNHSYSYVLSSIVPKKIQDEVFDYWRNEPILRKRNDFVTNGYIDFANKPTIENFLKAIIYDVILEGLFFYSGFAFFYNLARNQKMIATSTMINYINRDEQIHVGLFEKIFKETLKEHPEYWTDELKVFGQETFRTAAQLEIEWGQEIIGNEIAGIVMQELDAYVKFMANKRAEQLGFQAPFEGYRTNPLRWIIAYQEVDLGKTDFFEQKSRQYTKTSDINGFDDL; from the coding sequence ATGACTATAATTGAAAAACGTTTACTAATGGACCCAACTGCGCCCAATTGTTCTACTGGAATTATAAATGGACAATCTTCCAATGTTTTAAACTGGGATGATGTTCGGTTTTCTTGGGCCTATCCAAAGTATAAAAGAATGCTGTCTAATTTTTGGACCCCGTTCGAAATCAATATGTCACAGGATATTAAACAATTTCCAATGTTGACAGAAAAGGAGCAAGATACATTTTTAAAGGTAATCGGATTACTTGCCTTATTAGATAGTATTCAAACTGATTTTGCAGGAAAAGTGGCCGATTATATAACAGATTCAAGCCTAAACGCTCTCATGATTATTCTCGCTCAACAGGAAGTAATTCATAATCATTCATACAGCTATGTTTTATCCAGTATTGTACCCAAGAAAATACAAGATGAGGTATTTGATTACTGGAGAAATGAACCTATTTTGAGAAAGAGAAATGATTTTGTTACGAATGGTTATATCGATTTTGCGAATAAGCCGACAATTGAAAACTTTTTGAAGGCGATCATTTATGATGTAATTTTAGAAGGGTTGTTTTTCTATTCTGGATTTGCCTTTTTCTACAATTTAGCTCGGAATCAAAAAATGATTGCGACAAGTACTATGATTAATTATATTAATCGAGATGAACAAATTCATGTTGGGTTATTTGAAAAAATTTTTAAAGAAACATTGAAGGAACACCCTGAATATTGGACGGACGAGCTGAAAGTATTTGGCCAAGAGACTTTCCGTACTGCTGCACAGTTAGAAATTGAATGGGGTCAGGAGATTATCGGGAATGAAATCGCAGGGATTGTTATGCAAGAGTTGGATGCTTATGTAAAATTCATGGCGAACAAAAGAGCAGAACAATTGGGATTCCAAGCTCCGTTTGAAGGTTATCGGACGAACCCGTTACGTTGGATCATTGCGTATCAAGAGGTGGATTTAGGAAAGACAGATTTCTTTGAGCAAAAATCGCGCCAATATACAAAGACATCAGACATAAACGGTTTTGATGACCTATAA
- a CDS encoding ribonucleoside-diphosphate reductase subunit alpha gives MTDMTKHTSIEEMIEKVEYLIAEMAAKFPHIPLEDFREKVLISLRSREISLEDDVYNILILSAVERISMNEPDWTYIASSVFIRRLYRQVARARGYDEEEKYGSFYQLISTLTKLGIYSESLLEKYSLQEISYLQSVLNPDKDQLFSYIGIVTLADRYLAKTHDGQLYELPQERFMVIAMTLMKNEPKEQRLTLVEEAYWALSNLYMTVATPTLANAGKGYGQLSSCFIDTVEDDLRSIYDSNTDISTLSKNGGGIGVYLGKIRSRGSDIKGFKGVSSGVIPWMKQLNNTAVSVDQLGQRQGAIAVYLDVWHKDIFAFLDTRLNNGDERQRTHDLFTGVCIPDLFMKHVEQREDWYLFDPHEVRRVLGYSLEDFYDEEENGEFTQRYWKCVHHPLLSKKRVPAIEIFKSIMISQLETGTPYMFYRDTVNRENPNKHKGIIYCSNLCTEITQNMSPTVMEEEKVVDGKIVTYKIPGDFVVCNLSSISLARSVRDNVLERLISIQVRMLDNVIDINTIPVLQAQITNQKYRSIGLGTFGWHHLLALQGIKWESEEAVEYCDRLYEEIAYYTIRASVKLAKEKGKYPHFEGSEWQNGRYFNRKGYISPKWQELKNEVQEHGIRNGYLMAIAPNSTTSIIAGSTASIDPIFRKEYSEEKKNYKIPVTAPDLSAKTTWYYKNAYEIDQHWSIQQNAKRQRHIDQAISFNFYVTHDIKASALLILHMDAWKSGLKTTYYVRSTSSSFIEECESCES, from the coding sequence ATGACCGATATGACTAAACATACATCAATTGAAGAAATGATAGAAAAAGTAGAGTATTTAATAGCTGAGATGGCTGCTAAATTCCCACATATTCCCCTGGAGGATTTTAGAGAAAAGGTATTAATCTCTTTAAGATCAAGGGAAATTTCATTAGAGGATGATGTCTATAATATTTTAATTTTATCAGCTGTTGAAAGAATTAGTATGAATGAACCTGATTGGACCTATATTGCTTCGTCTGTTTTTATTCGTAGGCTCTATCGACAGGTAGCAAGGGCTAGAGGTTATGATGAAGAAGAAAAATATGGTTCTTTTTATCAATTGATTTCTACACTAACAAAGTTGGGGATTTATAGTGAAAGTTTATTAGAAAAGTATTCATTACAGGAAATATCCTATTTACAATCAGTTCTAAATCCAGATAAAGATCAGCTATTTTCTTATATCGGGATTGTAACGTTAGCCGATCGTTATTTGGCCAAAACGCATGATGGTCAATTATACGAATTGCCACAAGAGCGTTTTATGGTGATAGCAATGACTTTAATGAAAAATGAACCAAAAGAACAGAGATTAACTTTAGTTGAGGAGGCTTATTGGGCCTTATCCAATTTATATATGACCGTGGCCACCCCTACTTTAGCAAATGCCGGAAAAGGTTATGGGCAATTATCTAGTTGCTTTATCGATACGGTGGAAGATGATTTACGTAGTATTTACGATTCGAATACGGATATTTCGACATTAAGTAAAAATGGTGGAGGAATCGGTGTCTATTTGGGGAAAATCCGCAGTAGAGGCAGTGATATTAAAGGGTTTAAAGGAGTGAGTTCAGGGGTTATTCCTTGGATGAAACAATTGAATAACACAGCTGTTTCCGTTGATCAATTGGGGCAAAGACAAGGGGCAATTGCTGTTTATTTAGATGTTTGGCATAAGGATATTTTCGCCTTTTTAGATACGAGACTTAACAATGGGGATGAGCGGCAGCGTACACATGATTTATTCACAGGTGTATGTATTCCTGACCTTTTCATGAAGCATGTTGAACAGCGGGAAGATTGGTATTTATTCGATCCTCATGAAGTTAGAAGGGTATTAGGATATTCATTAGAAGATTTTTATGATGAGGAGGAAAATGGTGAGTTTACACAAAGATATTGGAAGTGTGTTCATCATCCCCTATTATCAAAAAAACGAGTTCCAGCCATTGAAATTTTTAAATCTATCATGATTTCCCAATTGGAAACAGGGACACCTTATATGTTTTATCGAGACACAGTGAATCGTGAAAACCCAAATAAACATAAAGGAATCATATACTGCAGTAACTTATGTACAGAAATTACCCAAAATATGAGTCCAACCGTCATGGAAGAAGAAAAAGTTGTAGATGGAAAGATTGTAACCTATAAAATACCTGGGGACTTTGTCGTCTGTAATCTTTCCTCGATCTCATTGGCGAGAAGTGTGAGAGACAATGTTTTGGAACGGCTGATCTCCATTCAAGTGCGCATGCTTGATAATGTAATTGATATTAATACAATTCCGGTCTTGCAAGCACAAATAACGAATCAAAAATACCGATCAATTGGATTGGGGACATTTGGATGGCATCATTTATTGGCTCTTCAAGGGATTAAATGGGAAAGTGAAGAAGCTGTTGAATATTGTGATCGACTTTATGAAGAGATTGCTTATTATACGATACGTGCAAGTGTAAAATTAGCGAAAGAAAAAGGAAAATACCCTCACTTTGAAGGTTCAGAATGGCAGAATGGGAGATATTTCAACCGTAAAGGGTATATTTCTCCAAAATGGCAGGAATTGAAGAATGAAGTCCAAGAGCATGGGATACGAAATGGTTACTTAATGGCGATCGCCCCAAACTCAACAACATCGATTATAGCCGGTTCTACCGCAAGTATCGATCCTATTTTTAGAAAAGAATATTCAGAGGAAAAGAAAAATTACAAAATTCCCGTCACTGCACCCGATTTATCAGCAAAAACGACTTGGTATTATAAAAATGCTTATGAAATTGACCAACATTGGTCTATTCAACAAAACGCAAAACGTCAACGGCATATAGACCAAGCGATTTCCTTTAATTTTTACGTAACCCATGATATTAAAGCGAGTGCATTACTAATTTTACATATGGATGCCTGGAAATCTGGGTTGAAAACAACGTATTATGTCCGATCAACATCAAGCAGTTTTATAGAAGAATGTGAAAGTTGTGAAAGCTAA
- a CDS encoding acyl-CoA thioesterase: MKTEISSNISRTYQSKLVLPPHTNHMGTIFGGTVLSYIDEIAAICAMKHSKKVVVTASIDQVDFVSSAKVGDILILEAVVVSTGRTSMEVFVKVESEHLTTGERLLTTTSMLTMVAVDENGVPSPVPKVIPETDKEKELFHAAQERKKERDKNHTAD; the protein is encoded by the coding sequence ATGAAAACTGAAATTTCGTCGAATATATCTAGAACGTATCAATCAAAGCTCGTTTTACCGCCGCATACAAATCATATGGGAACAATTTTTGGCGGGACGGTCCTTTCCTATATTGATGAAATAGCAGCGATATGTGCGATGAAACATTCTAAAAAAGTGGTTGTAACAGCTTCTATCGATCAAGTTGACTTTGTGTCTTCTGCAAAGGTTGGGGATATTTTGATATTGGAAGCAGTAGTTGTTTCGACTGGTCGAACGTCAATGGAGGTATTTGTAAAAGTCGAGAGTGAGCATTTAACAACTGGGGAAAGGTTACTAACGACGACTTCGATGCTCACAATGGTAGCCGTTGATGAAAACGGTGTTCCATCTCCGGTACCAAAAGTCATTCCTGAGACAGATAAAGAAAAGGAATTATTTCATGCAGCACAAGAGAGGAAAAAGGAACGAGATAAGAATCATACCGCAGATTGA
- a CDS encoding DMT family transporter has product MKTSRQLGLVMIITGATFWGLSGPMIQWFFQQTNMSSSDFLVIRLLLAGITMLGYLAFVKKQNILAIWKHKSHSIQLVLFSIIGMLGAQYTFIEALQYSNAVTATLFQFLGPVLITIYVSVQGRSFPSRRQFLAVVAAIAGTYFLITNGSIESIVLSKQAILFGILTAVGFAFYTIQPAPLIKKWGTLIIVGWGMLLGGIVLLIFNHSLTPQYFTDTLTMSTFAMLLVIIASGTLSFVLYIGSLKYLTATETGILSSIEPFVAAIVSVIWLKEVFGAYQLLGGLFIIIAVIFLTTPDKKLKRRIAMEQSSEG; this is encoded by the coding sequence ATGAAAACATCACGTCAACTTGGTCTTGTAATGATTATAACAGGTGCTACATTTTGGGGATTATCTGGTCCTATGATTCAGTGGTTTTTTCAACAGACGAACATGTCATCTAGCGATTTTTTAGTTATTCGGCTGTTACTGGCGGGAATCACGATGTTGGGGTATTTGGCATTTGTAAAAAAACAAAATATATTGGCTATTTGGAAGCATAAATCCCATTCCATCCAACTGGTGCTCTTCTCCATTATCGGTATGTTGGGTGCTCAGTATACTTTTATAGAAGCACTACAATATAGCAATGCGGTAACGGCGACATTATTCCAGTTTCTTGGACCTGTTCTCATTACGATTTATGTTTCAGTACAGGGGAGAAGTTTTCCTTCTAGGAGACAATTTTTAGCCGTCGTGGCCGCTATAGCAGGTACGTATTTTCTTATTACAAATGGTTCGATAGAAAGCATCGTTTTATCGAAACAGGCCATCCTGTTTGGAATATTAACGGCTGTTGGTTTTGCCTTTTATACGATCCAGCCAGCACCACTAATTAAAAAATGGGGAACACTTATAATCGTAGGTTGGGGAATGCTACTAGGAGGCATCGTTTTACTTATATTTAATCATTCCCTCACACCACAATATTTTACTGATACGTTAACCATGTCGACCTTTGCCATGTTACTAGTCATTATCGCAAGTGGAACCCTATCATTTGTTCTATATATAGGAAGTCTAAAGTATTTGACCGCAACCGAAACAGGCATTCTATCCAGTATCGAACCATTCGTAGCGGCCATCGTCTCCGTGATTTGGTTAAAGGAAGTGTTCGGAGCATACCAGCTATTAGGAGGACTGTTTATTATCATAGCCGTCATCTTCCTGACGACTCCTGATAAAAAACTAAAACGCAGAATCGCTATGGAACAGTCATCAGAAGGTTGA
- the pdxR gene encoding MocR-like pyridoxine biosynthesis transcription factor PdxR, translating into MFQFTPKLDANLKKPLYVQLYEEIKHEIKTGNLSHHTKLPSKRKLAHHLQISQNTIEAAYDQLVAEGYIKAIPRKGFYVCEMEQPIFNPKKSFEPIEEKREDKKFTFDFTHSGVDPRSFPYTTYRKLASDIWRSERESLLLLGHPQGEYDLREAIALYIYESRGVRCSPSQIVLGAGTPYLIKQLVLLLKNSTWAVEDPGYHRKLMIFEKGVENTKLIPLDRDGIILSELEKSKANVVFVTPSHQFPCGMIMPISRRMQLLHWAEKGDNRYIIEDDYDSEFRYSGKPIPALQGLDSNHKVIYMSTFSKSFLPSLRISYMVLPKPLIQRFQKDFFHAQTVSRIDQEILKRFLQEGHFEKHIHRMRVIYNKKRDLLFSYMSTYFPPYIEIIGQDSGLHVLVRANNGMTENELICTAAQLGVKVYPVSTYGKSDNQTVLLGFALLSEDEIREAVQLLAKAWFKR; encoded by the coding sequence ATGTTTCAATTCACTCCAAAGCTTGATGCTAATTTAAAAAAACCACTATATGTACAGTTGTATGAGGAGATCAAACATGAAATCAAAACGGGGAATTTATCTCACCATACGAAGCTTCCTTCTAAAAGGAAATTAGCTCATCATTTACAAATTAGCCAAAACACGATTGAAGCAGCATACGATCAGCTTGTCGCGGAAGGATATATCAAAGCCATTCCTCGCAAGGGCTTCTATGTATGTGAAATGGAACAACCGATTTTTAACCCCAAAAAGTCGTTTGAGCCAATTGAAGAAAAAAGAGAGGATAAAAAGTTTACGTTTGATTTCACCCATTCGGGAGTGGATCCGCGTTCTTTCCCATATACCACTTATCGTAAATTAGCCAGTGACATATGGCGTTCCGAACGCGAGTCATTGCTTTTACTTGGGCATCCACAAGGGGAATATGATCTTCGAGAGGCCATTGCTTTGTATATTTATGAGTCCCGTGGTGTTCGATGTTCCCCTAGTCAAATTGTGCTTGGGGCTGGTACTCCCTACTTAATAAAACAACTTGTCCTCCTGCTCAAAAATAGTACATGGGCCGTTGAAGACCCTGGATATCATCGAAAGCTAATGATTTTCGAAAAAGGGGTGGAAAACACGAAATTAATCCCTCTTGATCGAGATGGAATCATCTTATCTGAATTAGAAAAGAGCAAGGCTAATGTTGTCTTTGTTACACCTTCCCACCAATTTCCTTGCGGGATGATCATGCCGATTTCAAGAAGAATGCAGTTATTACATTGGGCTGAAAAAGGAGACAACCGCTATATTATTGAAGATGATTACGATAGCGAATTCCGTTATTCAGGAAAGCCCATTCCTGCATTACAGGGATTGGATTCCAATCATAAAGTCATCTATATGAGCACATTCTCCAAATCATTTCTTCCATCGTTACGGATAAGTTATATGGTCTTGCCTAAACCACTTATACAACGGTTTCAAAAAGATTTTTTCCATGCACAAACGGTATCACGTATCGACCAAGAAATTTTGAAAAGATTTTTGCAAGAAGGACATTTTGAAAAACATATTCACAGGATGCGAGTCATTTATAATAAGAAAAGAGATCTGCTCTTTTCTTACATGTCTACTTATTTCCCCCCCTATATTGAAATCATTGGCCAGGATTCCGGATTGCATGTGTTAGTACGTGCAAATAATGGCATGACAGAAAATGAACTAATTTGCACAGCAGCCCAATTAGGGGTTAAAGTTTATCCGGTTTCCACATATGGGAAGTCTGATAATCAAACAGTTTTACTCGGTTTTGCCCTCTTATCTGAAGATGAAATACGAGAAGCAGTCCAATTGCTGGCTAAAGCTTGGTTTAAACGTTGA
- a CDS encoding threonine/serine exporter family protein: MDKDQEVDIQSVIDICLLAGRIMMQSGAETYRAEDTMTRMAAAYGISQTHSFVTPTGIIFSMDGVNPTRLVRINERSTDLEKVARVNSISRKISSGDISLSEASAALKELEKANLAFPVWIQIIAAAVASGCFLIMFKGIWGDFLPAFFVGGIGFSSLLLIHHFTKVKFFAEFSSSFVIGLLSVLLVSLGLGEQLDKIIIGSVMPLVPGLLITNAVRDLMAGHFVSGLSKGAEAFLTAFAIGAGVAVVFSF; this comes from the coding sequence ATGGATAAAGACCAAGAAGTAGATATTCAATCGGTTATTGATATCTGTTTACTAGCAGGTCGGATTATGATGCAAAGTGGGGCTGAAACATACCGAGCGGAAGATACGATGACTAGGATGGCGGCCGCTTATGGGATTTCTCAGACCCATAGTTTTGTAACGCCAACCGGTATTATTTTTTCAATGGATGGTGTAAATCCAACTAGGCTTGTGAGAATTAATGAGCGGTCAACCGACCTGGAGAAAGTCGCCCGTGTGAACAGCATTTCTCGAAAAATTTCAAGTGGGGATATTAGTTTATCGGAAGCTAGTGCAGCATTAAAGGAATTAGAAAAAGCAAACTTAGCCTTTCCCGTTTGGATTCAAATCATTGCAGCAGCAGTTGCTAGTGGCTGCTTTTTAATTATGTTTAAAGGGATTTGGGGAGACTTTCTTCCTGCCTTTTTTGTCGGAGGAATCGGATTTTCTAGTTTGCTACTGATCCACCATTTTACAAAGGTAAAATTTTTCGCTGAATTTAGTTCATCCTTTGTGATTGGATTGCTATCTGTTTTGCTCGTTAGTCTTGGCTTAGGAGAGCAACTTGATAAAATTATCATTGGATCTGTTATGCCACTTGTTCCAGGTTTACTGATTACAAATGCTGTCCGTGACTTAATGGCAGGGCATTTTGTTTCTGGCCTTTCTAAGGGAGCCGAGGCTTTTTTAACAGCCTTCGCTATTGGGGCCGGTGTAGCCGTTGTCTTCTCATTTTAG
- a CDS encoding threonine/serine exporter family protein, with protein sequence MNYIIEQLSLSFIASAGFGIIFNAPRHSLIQCGFVGMIGWISYIVLADSGVDTVQASFVGAFFVALIGHVMAKRYKMPIIIFSVAGIIPLVPGGLSYDAMRHVAGNDYMAAIPLATKAFMISGAIAMGLVFAEVMVQLVLKGVKR encoded by the coding sequence ATGAATTATATAATCGAACAACTCTCCCTTAGTTTTATCGCTTCGGCTGGATTTGGGATTATTTTTAACGCTCCTCGGCACTCCTTAATACAATGTGGATTTGTCGGGATGATCGGATGGATTTCGTATATTGTACTTGCGGATTCAGGGGTCGATACCGTTCAAGCATCATTCGTCGGGGCCTTTTTTGTTGCTTTAATTGGGCATGTTATGGCAAAAAGATATAAAATGCCGATTATTATTTTCAGTGTGGCTGGAATTATCCCGCTCGTTCCTGGAGGATTATCGTATGATGCGATGCGACACGTGGCTGGAAATGATTATATGGCGGCCATTCCATTAGCAACGAAAGCTTTTATGATTTCTGGCGCAATTGCAATGGGACTCGTTTTCGCAGAAGTCATGGTTCAACTTGTGCTTAAAGGGGTTAAGCGTTAA
- a CDS encoding AAA family ATPase has product MPKVPTLIQFDRITHETMPHYYDFAISLQAIKDALIKETHTSYQMYRAEDNMEEIWDIVNQMVQHQSEKVKIMAHVFDCMEIATIGYTSFNNENQFIVKPSINNNVFLFQDFNVALAKLPIYQNHEDYEEDFIFAKDDQSLLEFSQYIYEKQKKYMQGFINIFVDTDEGIERVKERITNQVKREDVLLDEEMKTEIFRSFDEFFLHSGEFFKKYQIPYKRGILLYGAPGNGKTTLVKSIAGSVDAPVVYWQITEYTTSYSIKEVFSTVTKMAPMILVIEDIDSMPEETRSVFLNTLDGAASKEGIFLIGTTNYPEKIDPALINRAGRFDRAYEINLPNYEARKQYLQARKMEQFMSEEEIEQLAQETDGLSIAQLNELYMSIALQWHYDKKVKVDKIIQELQTNNKKTWRQDWETDPRQSMGFGF; this is encoded by the coding sequence ATGCCTAAAGTTCCAACACTTATACAATTTGATCGAATAACCCATGAAACGATGCCACATTATTATGATTTCGCCATTTCTTTACAAGCTATAAAAGACGCACTAATAAAAGAGACCCATACATCTTATCAAATGTATCGAGCTGAAGATAATATGGAAGAAATATGGGACATTGTAAATCAAATGGTTCAACATCAATCAGAGAAGGTAAAGATTATGGCTCATGTCTTTGATTGTATGGAGATTGCCACTATTGGATATACATCATTCAATAACGAGAATCAGTTCATCGTTAAACCTTCTATAAATAATAATGTTTTTCTTTTTCAAGATTTTAACGTAGCATTGGCCAAGTTGCCGATTTATCAGAATCACGAAGACTATGAGGAAGATTTTATTTTTGCGAAAGATGATCAAAGTTTACTAGAATTCTCTCAATACATTTATGAAAAGCAAAAAAAGTATATGCAAGGATTTATTAATATTTTTGTTGATACGGATGAGGGAATTGAGCGGGTTAAAGAGCGCATTACAAATCAAGTAAAGCGTGAAGATGTTCTGTTAGATGAGGAGATGAAGACAGAAATCTTTCGTTCATTTGATGAATTTTTTCTCCATAGCGGGGAATTTTTTAAAAAATATCAAATTCCATATAAAAGAGGAATTCTTCTTTATGGAGCACCTGGTAATGGAAAGACAACCCTTGTAAAATCAATTGCAGGAAGCGTTGATGCCCCTGTTGTTTATTGGCAAATTACAGAATACACAACGAGTTACTCCATTAAGGAAGTATTCTCAACAGTTACAAAAATGGCACCTATGATTCTAGTAATAGAAGATATTGATTCCATGCCAGAGGAGACTCGATCTGTCTTTTTGAATACACTGGATGGCGCCGCTTCTAAAGAAGGGATTTTCTTAATTGGCACAACCAACTATCCTGAAAAAATTGACCCAGCCCTAATCAACCGTGCTGGTCGGTTTGACCGTGCATATGAAATTAACCTTCCAAACTATGAAGCTCGCAAGCAATATTTGCAGGCAAGAAAGATGGAACAATTCATGTCTGAAGAGGAGATCGAACAATTAGCACAAGAAACAGATGGACTATCGATTGCTCAATTGAATGAACTATACATGTCAATTGCTTTACAATGGCATTACGATAAGAAAGTAAAGGTTGACAAGATCATTCAAGAACTGCAAACAAATAACAAAAAAACTTGGCGCCAAGATTGGGAAACAGATCCAAGACAATCGATGGGATTTGGATTTTAA
- a CDS encoding LysE family translocator, with protein MGLYFTYVLAGLAIALPVGAITVEMMKQGLKKGFIHGWAVGLGGMTIDFILIIALYMGLASILSLPYIQTPMWLIGACFLAFLGYDSIKNADKDITMAGEKPTQSFSSSYRNGLLVAISPGNLVFWISVFGAVLSDSYDTTQPVKFLIVASGILTGIILHDVALLTIVSITRKVMNRTMIKWISIIAGCILISFSGYFFLEFITSFY; from the coding sequence TTGGGTTTATATTTTACATATGTTCTAGCAGGTCTTGCCATTGCGTTACCTGTTGGGGCTATAACGGTTGAAATGATGAAACAAGGTCTAAAGAAGGGCTTTATCCATGGTTGGGCTGTGGGCCTAGGTGGAATGACAATAGACTTCATATTAATCATCGCCTTATATATGGGATTAGCTTCTATCCTATCATTGCCTTACATTCAAACTCCCATGTGGCTTATAGGAGCCTGTTTCTTAGCGTTTTTGGGTTATGATTCTATTAAAAATGCGGACAAAGATATCACAATGGCTGGTGAAAAGCCAACTCAATCATTCTCCAGCTCCTATAGAAATGGTTTACTTGTCGCTATTTCCCCGGGAAATCTCGTGTTTTGGATATCCGTTTTCGGAGCCGTCCTTTCCGATTCCTATGATACAACACAACCAGTAAAATTTCTAATCGTTGCATCCGGTATCCTAACCGGAATCATACTCCACGATGTTGCATTACTCACAATCGTATCCATAACAAGAAAAGTCATGAACCGAACCATGATCAAATGGATATCCATCATCGCAGGATGTATCCTCATCAGCTTTTCCGGATACTTTTTCCTCGAATTCATTACCAGTTTTTACTAG